The following are encoded in a window of Deltaproteobacteria bacterium genomic DNA:
- a CDS encoding cytochrome c3 family protein, producing MNRRSGSGRKKCLGAVVFFVAVLSLVCGSIAAAPDASQSLDVPNIKAGLWKEGKAVFSDVPIFDVFLQYARGYRPQQPVKFSHKTHVEVNKMECQYCHSGVHKSSFATVPSLELCMGCHNTVRPELPDIQALKKSYEVKEPISWEPVNHLPEHVVFNHERHVKGGVGCQNCHGQVQLMDQVEMVSSLKMGFCVSCHREYGASLDCAVCHY from the coding sequence TTGAATCGACGAAGTGGTAGTGGACGAAAAAAATGCTTAGGGGCAGTTGTTTTTTTTGTCGCTGTTCTTAGCCTTGTTTGCGGCTCAATTGCTGCAGCACCGGACGCTAGTCAAAGTTTGGATGTTCCAAATATAAAGGCTGGTTTGTGGAAGGAAGGCAAGGCGGTGTTTTCCGATGTCCCAATCTTCGATGTTTTCTTGCAGTACGCCAGGGGGTATCGGCCCCAACAGCCGGTAAAATTTAGTCACAAGACACACGTTGAAGTTAACAAAATGGAATGTCAATATTGCCATTCCGGTGTTCATAAATCCTCGTTTGCCACAGTCCCCTCGCTGGAGCTTTGTATGGGTTGTCATAACACCGTTAGACCAGAGTTGCCGGACATTCAGGCACTGAAAAAGAGCTACGAGGTCAAGGAGCCCATTTCTTGGGAGCCTGTAAATCATCTTCCGGAGCATGTTGTGTTTAATCACGAAAGACACGTTAAGGGCGGCGTCGGTTGCCAAAACTGCCATGGGCAGGTTCAGCTCATGGATCAGGTGGAAATGGTTTCGTCGCTAAAAATGGGTTTTTGCGTCAGTTGTCACAGAGAATACGGGGCAAGTCTTGACTGTGCGGTTTGCCATTATTGA